From a single Gammaproteobacteria bacterium genomic region:
- a CDS encoding MotA/TolQ/ExbB proton channel family protein, which yields MAKAFVRQTSGVHALGVDPSRGALLELLIQKKSLWEQYQAGGIVGYVITGLFIFGVILTLIRLFGLMSISRQVRAQMKSSTPGNNPLGRIMKVYLENKDADVENLELKLDEAILKETPKIEWGIGIVKVLAALSPMLGLLGTVTGMIGTFQAITLFGTGDPKMMAGGISTALVTTVLGLISAIPLIFLHSLLAGQSRSIIHILEEQSAGLIAQHAEKES from the coding sequence CATGGCCAAAGCCTTTGTCCGCCAAACGAGTGGTGTGCACGCGCTTGGCGTGGATCCATCACGCGGTGCGTTGCTTGAATTGCTCATTCAAAAGAAAAGCCTATGGGAGCAGTATCAGGCGGGTGGCATTGTCGGTTACGTGATCACTGGCCTCTTCATCTTCGGTGTTATCTTGACCTTGATTCGCCTGTTCGGACTGATGAGCATTAGCCGCCAAGTACGTGCACAGATGAAGAGCTCAACCCCCGGAAATAACCCCTTGGGCCGCATCATGAAGGTATACTTGGAGAACAAAGACGCTGACGTTGAGAACCTTGAGCTCAAGCTTGATGAAGCGATTCTCAAGGAAACACCGAAAATCGAGTGGGGGATTGGTATCGTCAAGGTGCTGGCAGCCTTGTCACCAATGCTCGGTCTTCTTGGTACGGTCACCGGTATGATTGGTACGTTCCAAGCCATCACCCTGTTTGGTACCGGCGATCCAAAAATGATGGCTGGCGGCATTTCGACTGCATTGGTCACCACGGTGCTCGGTTTGATTTCAGCGATTCCGCTGATCTTCCTGCACTCATTGCTGGCAGGCCAAAGCCGGTCTATCATTCATATATTGGAAGAGCAAAGTGCTGGATTGATTGCTCAGCACGCTGAAAAAGAGAGCTGA
- a CDS encoding MotA/TolQ/ExbB proton channel family protein produces the protein MIWLSELTEVVSGFMRTGGPVLSVIAVVLWLLWAFILERFYYLNVVFPKEARLMIAKWDARADTTSWYAKRIREAWISEMREKAMQNISAIKTLVAICPMVGLLGTVLGMVNVFDTMATAGTSNPRLMADGISMATIPTMAGMVSALSGLFFSAQLENKAHVRVEGLIDHMPHH, from the coding sequence ATGATTTGGCTGTCAGAACTTACTGAAGTGGTCTCCGGTTTCATGCGAACCGGGGGCCCTGTTCTGTCCGTGATCGCAGTGGTGCTTTGGCTCCTTTGGGCATTTATTCTTGAGCGCTTTTACTACCTTAACGTGGTATTTCCAAAAGAAGCACGTTTGATGATTGCCAAATGGGATGCGCGGGCTGATACCACCAGCTGGTATGCCAAGCGGATTCGTGAAGCGTGGATTTCGGAGATGCGCGAAAAAGCCATGCAAAATATCTCTGCCATTAAAACATTGGTTGCCATTTGCCCAATGGTCGGGCTGCTTGGCACCGTGCTGGGCATGGTGAATGTTTTCGATACCATGGCCACGGCAGGGACCAGTAATCCGCGTCTGATGGCGGACGGCATCTCCATGGCGACGATTCCGACCATGGCGGGCATGGTCTCGGCTTTGTCGGGATTATTCTTTAGCGCTCAACTGGAGAACAAAGCGCATGTGAGAGTTGAGGGACTCATTGATCATATGCCGCATCATTAA
- a CDS encoding biopolymer transporter ExbD, with the protein MAIERNRNQTEEAQIDMTPMLDVVFIMLIFFIVTTSFVREAGVSVVAPTATEVVPKPKASVFIAVTKDNEIFIAKKKYKPEEVRVKIARLRQDNPEGAVVIQADKRARAGIVMKVLDEVKAAGVTDVSIAAHNE; encoded by the coding sequence ATGGCTATTGAACGTAACAGAAATCAAACAGAAGAAGCACAGATAGACATGACACCGATGTTGGATGTCGTGTTTATCATGCTCATCTTCTTTATCGTCACCACATCTTTTGTGCGCGAAGCGGGGGTCAGTGTTGTCGCACCAACGGCCACTGAGGTGGTTCCTAAACCGAAGGCCAGCGTGTTTATTGCGGTGACAAAAGATAACGAGATTTTTATCGCGAAAAAGAAATATAAGCCTGAAGAAGTTCGAGTGAAAATCGCACGATTGCGGCAAGATAATCCTGAAGGGGCGGTCGTCATACAAGCCGATAAGCGTGCGCGTGCGGGCATCGTGATGAAAGTTTTGGATGAAGTGAAAGCAGCGGGTGTGACGGATGTGTCCATTGCTGCCCATAACGAGTGA
- a CDS encoding energy transducer TonB, giving the protein MSTRFISALLIAVVPTFALYVFMAYLIMPSSRGIAVQKTIPVEFTMVKPEEKEQLKKRVPPKQPEPPKQPPPPDTPVEQTRVAMDLPKISLDIPKVTGASMGTGVFLGGARAAGTMDGEAIPMIRIQPQYPPKALREGIEGYVRLRFTVMPDGRPSNVVIVESKPRRVFDQAVRRVIYKWKFKPRVVDGKKVAQPNMYYTMEFKLSE; this is encoded by the coding sequence ATGTCGACAAGATTCATTAGTGCACTCCTCATTGCTGTTGTCCCAACCTTCGCGCTTTACGTGTTTATGGCGTATCTCATCATGCCATCAAGTCGCGGAATAGCGGTGCAAAAAACCATTCCGGTCGAATTCACAATGGTGAAGCCCGAAGAGAAGGAGCAACTCAAAAAAAGGGTGCCGCCTAAACAGCCCGAGCCGCCAAAACAGCCACCGCCGCCAGACACGCCGGTCGAGCAAACCCGTGTGGCCATGGATCTTCCCAAAATTAGCCTGGACATTCCGAAGGTCACAGGTGCATCCATGGGAACAGGCGTATTTCTTGGGGGGGCGCGTGCGGCAGGCACGATGGATGGTGAGGCCATCCCCATGATCCGGATACAACCACAGTATCCGCCGAAGGCGCTGCGAGAGGGCATCGAGGGCTATGTTCGTCTCAGGTTTACGGTGATGCCCGACGGTCGTCCAAGTAATGTGGTGATTGTCGAGTCTAAGCCGCGTCGCGTGTTTGACCAAGCGGTGCGTCGGGTGATTTACAAGTGGAAGTTTAAGCCCCGCGTTGTCGATGGTAAGAAAGTTGCGCAACCTAACATGTACTATACGATGGAATTTAAACTGAGCGAATGA
- the thpR gene encoding RNA 2',3'-cyclic phosphodiesterase — protein sequence MRVFFSLRPSQVVQQALWELQASLSQAAGRPVPAENFHMTLSFLGEVSGNVIDALIHRAETVHHPQFQLRLDEIGFFARPAILFVGPSSSPQRLTSLARTIRRLAYEAGVASRNSKFVPHVTLYRQAKFTATHLQPNILWRVTHFELTESILSANGSRYQTIAEFPLIPKK from the coding sequence ATGCGCGTTTTCTTCTCGTTACGCCCATCCCAGGTGGTGCAGCAGGCTTTATGGGAGCTGCAGGCAAGTCTTTCACAGGCCGCTGGCCGTCCAGTACCGGCTGAAAATTTTCATATGACCTTATCATTTCTTGGCGAAGTTAGCGGCAATGTGATTGATGCCCTTATCCACCGGGCGGAAACGGTACATCATCCCCAGTTTCAACTGAGATTGGATGAGATCGGCTTTTTTGCACGCCCCGCCATCTTGTTTGTTGGGCCTTCATCTTCGCCACAACGCCTGACTAGTCTGGCGCGCACCATCAGGCGGCTGGCATACGAGGCAGGCGTGGCCTCGCGCAATAGCAAATTCGTCCCGCACGTCACTCTGTACCGACAGGCCAAATTCACTGCCACCCATCTCCAACCCAATATACTCTGGAGGGTGACGCATTTCGAACTGACCGAATCCATCCTGTCAGCCAACGGTTCTCGTTACCAAACCATCGCAGAGTTTCCTTTGATCCCGAAAAAATAA
- a CDS encoding CTP synthase: MTRLIFVTGGVVSSLGKGIAAASLGAILEARGLNVTLLKLDPYINVDPGTMSPFQHGEVFVTEDGAETDLDLGHYERFVRTKMSRRNNFTTGRIYSEVLRRERRGDYLGATVQVIPHITDAIKEKILAGAEGYDVSLVEIGGTVGDIESQPFLEAIRQLGVELGRERALFMHLTLLPFIATAGELKTKPTQHSVKELRSIGIQPDILVCRSERTLPAGERRKIALFTNVPERAVISLKDVDSIYQIPALLNSQGLDELIVQQLQLDAKPADLSEWEQVLYKEANPKGEVTVGMVGKYVELTDAYKSLNEALRHAGLHTRQTVNIRFIDSEDVESKGTEVLKELDAILVPGGFGERGVEGKIQAAQYAREHKIPYLGICLGLQVAVIEFARHVANLPDAHSTEFKRDCQSPVVALITEWVNADGRVEKRSENSDLGGTMRLGAQECRLEPGTRAAEIYGQPLIRERHRHRYEVNNHLLPKLVEAGLVVSGKSTDKDLVEVIELPDHPWFVATQFHPEFTSTPRDGHPLFSAFVEAAAAHRASRENRTIG, translated from the coding sequence ATGACTCGTTTAATTTTTGTGACTGGTGGTGTGGTTTCCTCATTGGGGAAGGGGATCGCGGCGGCTTCATTGGGTGCCATTTTGGAAGCGCGCGGTTTAAATGTGACATTACTGAAGCTGGATCCATACATCAACGTCGATCCAGGCACGATGAGCCCATTCCAGCACGGTGAGGTATTTGTCACAGAAGATGGTGCTGAGACAGATTTAGATCTTGGCCATTATGAACGCTTTGTACGCACTAAAATGTCGCGTCGCAATAACTTTACCACCGGCCGGATCTACTCAGAAGTCTTGCGTCGGGAGCGTCGGGGGGACTACCTCGGAGCGACTGTTCAGGTCATCCCTCATATTACGGATGCGATCAAAGAAAAAATCCTGGCAGGTGCAGAAGGTTATGATGTCTCACTCGTGGAGATTGGCGGTACTGTTGGCGATATTGAAAGCCAACCTTTTCTTGAGGCTATCCGCCAGTTGGGTGTTGAGTTGGGGCGTGAACGTGCGTTATTTATGCATTTGACCTTGTTGCCATTTATTGCAACGGCAGGTGAGCTCAAAACAAAGCCGACTCAGCATTCGGTGAAGGAACTACGGTCAATAGGCATCCAGCCTGATATTTTAGTATGTCGTTCGGAACGTACATTGCCAGCGGGAGAACGCCGAAAAATCGCGTTGTTTACCAATGTCCCGGAACGTGCTGTCATTTCGCTCAAGGATGTCGACAGTATTTATCAAATACCAGCGCTTTTGAATTCGCAGGGGCTTGATGAGCTTATCGTGCAACAACTCCAATTGGACGCTAAACCTGCGGACTTGTCTGAATGGGAACAAGTGCTCTACAAAGAAGCCAATCCCAAGGGTGAAGTTACCGTTGGGATGGTGGGCAAATATGTGGAACTGACCGATGCTTACAAATCGCTGAATGAAGCACTCCGCCACGCTGGCTTGCACACCCGACAAACCGTCAATATCCGTTTTATTGATTCTGAAGATGTTGAAAGCAAGGGCACCGAAGTCTTAAAGGAACTGGACGCGATTTTGGTGCCGGGTGGATTTGGCGAACGTGGCGTCGAGGGTAAGATCCAGGCTGCCCAATACGCGCGCGAGCATAAAATCCCCTACCTTGGCATTTGTTTGGGATTGCAGGTTGCGGTGATTGAGTTTGCGCGCCATGTCGCGAATTTGCCAGATGCGCACTCCACTGAATTCAAGCGTGATTGTCAGTCGCCAGTGGTGGCATTGATTACGGAGTGGGTGAATGCAGATGGGCGAGTCGAGAAACGAAGTGAGAATTCGGATCTTGGCGGAACTATGCGACTCGGTGCCCAAGAGTGCCGGCTTGAGCCTGGAACACGGGCCGCTGAGATTTATGGCCAGCCCCTGATTAGGGAACGCCATCGGCATCGCTACGAGGTGAATAATCATTTGTTACCAAAATTGGTTGAAGCGGGGTTGGTCGTGTCTGGAAAATCGACCGACAAAGATCTGGTCGAAGTGATAGAACTGCCAGATCACCCCTGGTTTGTGGCAACTCAGTTCCATCCGGAGTTCACATCAACGCCACGCGATGGGCATCCACTATTTTCTGCTTTTGTTGAGGCTGCGGCAGCTCACCGGGCGAGCCGTGAAAATCGAACAATAGGTTGA